Within Amycolatopsis sp. cg5, the genomic segment GGCCGCCGTGGGATAACGCCCTGGTTCGGCCGAACGGCCCAATTCTGTCGGTGTGCGGTCCTAGTATTAGCGCACCGGCCACCGCCGTGGTGCCGGTTCGCGCCAACCCGACCGGGTTGGGCGGTCTTGACCGTACCGGCGCCGGTGGTTCGCTACCGTGTGGTTCACCCGTGGCAGCGCTGCTGGCCGGGCCTGGGACATCGCCGAGTTGAAGAGGGGTTCTTTCGGTGAGCACGCTGCAGTTCAAGCGGTCGCCGCGGCTGGCCGCGCCACGCCCACCCGGTGGCGAGGTGCACCTGGAGCCGCCGCCCGAGGTGCCCCGGACGATCCCCGGAAGCGTCGTCATGAAGATGCTGCCGGTGGTGATGATCGTCGCTTCCGTCGGCATGATGGTGGTGATGTTCACCCTCGGTGGACGCAGCCCGATGATGCTCATGATGGGCGGCATGATGGTCATGGGCACCGTCGGCATGATGGCTGGCGGTGGCGGCAAGGGCGGTGGCGCCAAAAAGGCCGAGATGAACGAGGACCGCAAGGACTACCTGCGCTACCTCGGTCAGATGCGTGACCGTGCCCGTGAGGCGATGGTCGACCAGCGTGCCGCGCTCGAGTGGGTGCACCCCGACCCGCAGATGCTGTGGTCGCTCGCCACCAGCCGCCGGATGTGGGAACGCCGCGGCAACGACCAGGACTTCCTCCACCTGCGCGTCGGCCGCAGCTCGCACCGGCTCGCCACCAGGCTCGTCCCGCCGCAGACCGGCCCGGTCGACGAGCTGGAGCCGATCGCCACCCTCGCGCTGCGCCGGTTCGTCCGCGCGCACTCGATCGTGCCCGACCTGCCCACCCAGATCACCCTGCGCGGGTTCGCCGCGGTCAGCATGTCCGGCGAGCGCCAGCTCGTGCGCGGCCTGACCCGGGCGATGCTCGCCCAGCTGGTCACCTTCCACTCCGCGGACGACGTGCTGATCGCCGTCGCCACCGCGGGCCGCGCGAAGGAGGAGTGGGAGTGGGCGAAGTGGCTGCCCCACGTCCAGCACCCCACGCTGTCGGACGGCATCGGCCAGTTGCGGATGATGGCCGGTTCGCTGGCCCAGATCGAAAACTGGCTCGACGAAGAACTGCGTGACCGCCAGCGCTTCTCGCGCAACGCCACGCCCGCGCCGGACCAGCCGCACGTCGTGATCATCATCGACGACGCCGAGGTCACCCGCGAAGAGCAGATCATCCTCGAAGAGGGCCTCGTCGGCGTCACACTGATCGACCTCTCCGACTCCACCGGCAACCTCGCCGCCCGCCGTGGCCTTCGCCTGGTCGTCGAGCCGGAACGCCTCGGCGCGCGCAGCGCCGGCGGCGTCGAATGGTTTGGCAGGCCGGACACGCTCAGCCTGGTCGAGATGGAGGCGCTCGCCCGCCGCATCTCGCCGTACCGGGTCGGTTCCGGCGCCGGTGCCGAGGCCAACGAGGACGAGCCGCTGCTGTCCAACCCGTCGCTGCTCGAACTGCTCGGCATCCCCGGCGACCCGATGACCTTCGACGTGCAGCAGGCGTGGCGGCCGAGGCCGATCCGCGACCGCTACCGCGTCCCGTTCGGCGTCGGCGAGTACGGCCAGCCGGTCGAGCTGGACATCAAGGAAGCCGCCGCGGAGGGCATGGGCCCGCACGGCCTGTGCATCGGCGCGACCGGTTCCGGTAAGTCGGAGTTCCTCCGCACGCTGGTGCTGGGCATGCTGGCCACGCACTCGTCGAGCACGCTCAACTTCGTGCTCGTCGACTTCAAGGGTGGTGCGACGTTCCTCGGCCTGGACTCCGCGCCGCACGTGTCCGCGGTCATCACCAACCTCGCGGACGAGGTCACGCTGGTCGACCGCATGAAGGACGCGCTCGCCGGTGAGATGAACCGCCGTCAGGAAGCGCTGAAGAACGGCGGTAACTTCAAGAACGTCTGGGAGTACGAGAAGGCCCGCGAGAACGGCGCCGACCTCGATCCGCTGCCCGCGCTGTTCATCGTCTGTGACGAGTTCTCCGAGCTGCTGGCCGCGAAGCCCGACTTCATCGACCTGTTCGTCGCCATCGGACGGCTGGGCCGGTCGCTCCAGATGCACATGCTGCTCGCGTCGCAGCGGCTCGAAGAGGGCAAGCTGCGTGGTCTCGACTCGCACCTTTCCTACCGGATCGGCCTCAAGACGTTCTCCGCGGCGGAGTCCCGCGCGGCGATCGGCGTGCCCGACGCGTTCGAGCTGCCGTCGGTCCCCGGTGGCGGGTACCTCAAGTTCGACACCTCGTCGCTGGTGCGGTTCAAGGCCTCGTACGTCTCCGGCCCGTACCGCCCGTCCGGCATCAAGGTCTCCACGCCGGGTTCGGCCGTGGTCCGCGCCGACAAGCGCCCACAGCTGTTCGTGCCCGACTTCATCGAGCTCCCCAAGGAGCCGGAGCCGATCATCGAAGAGGTCGCCGCGCCGCAGAAGGAGTCGGAGGAGGCCGTCGAGCCGAGCGAGCTCGACGTCATCGTCTCGCGCCTGGTCGGCCAGGGCCCGCCGGCGCACGAGGTGTGGCTGCCGCCGCTCAAGGAGCCCAGTTCGCTGGACACCTTGCTGCCCAACCTGAACCCGACCGAAGACCGCGGTCTTTCGCCGGTCGGCTTCTTCGGCAACGGCAGGCTGCAGATCCCGCTCGGCATCGTCGACCGGCCGTACGAGCAGCGGCGTGACCCGCTGTGGGCCGACTTCTCCGGCGCCACCGGGCACGGCGTGCTCGTCGGCGGCCCGCAGTCGGGCAAGTCGACCATGCTCCGCACGCTGATCATGTCGATGGCGCTCACGCACACCCCCGAAGAAGTGCAGTTCTACTGTGTCGACCTCGGTGGTGGCACGCTCGCCGGTCTGCAGGGCCTGCCGCACGTCGGTGGCGTCGCGGTGGCCAGGCGCGAGCCGGACAAGGCCCGCCGCATCGTGGCCGAGCTGACCACGCTGCTGACCGAGCGCGAAGGCCGGTTCGGCGCGCTGGGCATCGACTCGATGGCCGAGTTCCGCAACCGCAAGCGCCGCGGCGAGATCCCGCCCGAGACCGACCCGTTCGGCGACGCGTTCCTCGTGGTCGACGGCTGGAAGGCACTGCGCGAGGACTTCGAGGAGCTCGAGCAGCAGATCACCAAGCTCGCCACCCAGGGGCTGACCTTCGGTGTGCACGTGATGATCGCCGCGAACCGCTGGGCGGACATCCGCCCGGCGATCAAGGACATGCTCGGCACCCGGTTCGAGCTGCGCCTCGGTGACCCGAGCGAGTCGGACATCGACCGCCGCGTCGCGGTCAACGTGCCTGCCGGTCGTCCCGGCCGCGGTCTGACCAGGGATAAGCTGCACATGCTCACCGCGCTGCCCCGGATCGACGGGTCCAGCGACGCCGAGGACGTCGGCGCCGGTGTCGCCGACGCGGTCGCGAAGATCAGCGGCGCCTGGCGTGGCCGCCCCGCGCCGCAGGTCCGCCTGCTGCCGGAGCAGATCACCTACGAAGAAGTCCTCGCGATCGACAAGCGCCGCGATTCGCGTCTGGTCCCGATCGGTGTCAACGAGGACGAGCTCGCCCCGGTGTACCTCGACTTCGACCAGGACCCGCACTTCTACGCGTTCGCCGACGGCGAGTCCGGCAAGACGAACCTGTTGCGCCAGATCGTCCGCGGCATCACCGAGCGGTACACGCCGAAGGAAGCCGTCATCATCCTGGTGGACTTCCGGCGCACCATGCTCGGCTTCATCGAGGGCGAGCAGCTGCTCGGCTACGCGGTGCAGGCCGCGCAGCTCGACGCGATGATGAAGGACGTCGCGAACTCGATGAAGAAGCGGCTGCCCGGCCCGGACGTCACGCAGGAACAGCTCAAGACCCGGTCCTGGTGGAAGGGTCCCGACCTGTTCGTCGTCGTCGACGACTACGACCTGGTGGTCACCTCCACGACCAACCCGCTCAAGCCGGTCGCCGACTTCCTGGCGCAGGCGAAGGACGTGGGTCTGCACATCATCGCCGTCCGCCGCACCGGTGGCGCGGCCCGCGCGATGTTCGACCCGGTCCTCGGCAAGCTCAAGGAGATCGCGGCGCCGGGCATGGTCATGAACGGCTCCCGCGACGAAGGCATGCTGATCGGCAACACCAAGCCCGGACCCATGCCGCCTGGCCGTGGTTTCATCCACAGCCGTAAGTTCGGCAAGCAGCTCATGCAGGTGTCGTGGATCGCGCCTGAATGAGGCAATGAGACCGACAACTAAGGGGAGCGGCTTGTGACGTTGAGGGTCGCTGTCGACTTCGGGACGTCGAGCACCTGCGTTGTCGCTTCGGTCAATGGGCGTGATCCCCAGGTCGTGGTGATCGACGGGCAGCCGTTGATGTCGTCCGCGGTGTTCGCCGCCGCGGACGGCACGCTGTTCGTCGGCCAGGAGGCCGAGCGGCAGGCCGCCGTCGACCCCTCGCGGTACGAGCCGAACCCGAAGCGCCGGATCGACGAGGGCGAGCTGCTGCTCGGCGATTCGGTGCTGCTGGTCACCGACGTGGTGCACGCGGTGCTGCGCCGCGCGGTGACCGAGGCCAAGGTGCTCGCGGGCGGCGCGGACGTCAACCTGCTGGTGCTGACCCACCCGGCGGACTGGGGTGCGATCCGGACCAGGCTGCTGCGCCAAGCCGCGGGCAGGCTCGCGAACGAGGTCGCGCTGGTGCCGGAGCCGGTCGCGGCGGCCGTGTTCCACGCCGCGACGTTCGCGCCGTCGGATCTCCAGTCCGAGCGGACCGTCGAGTTCAGCGGTCAGCCGGGCCAGGCGATCGCGGTGCTCGACCTCGGCGGCGGCACGGTCGACGTCAGCGTCGTGCGCCGAGCGCCCGCCGCCGGGCCTGGTGGCAGGCGTGGCGGGTTCCAGGTGCTGGCGACCCGCGGCGACCCCAGCTTCGGTGGCGCCGACATCGACCAGGCGCTGCTCGAACATGTCGGCTCGCTGGTGTCGGCGACCGATCCACAGGCGTGGCGCCAGCTCGTCGAAGGCCGCGAGATGGCCGACCGGCGACGTCGCCGGGTGCTGCGCCAGGACGTCCGCGGCGCCAAGGAGACGCTGTCCCGGCACGCGTACACCGACGTGCCGATGCCGCCGCCGTTCGCCGACGCGCACGTGACCAGGGAAGACCTGGAACGGCTGATCGCCTCGCCGCTGGGCCGCGCCGTCGAGCTCACCCGCGCGGCCATCGACGACGCCGGCCTGCGTCCGCCGCAGCTCAGCGCGATCTTCCTGGTCGGCGGGTCCAGCCGGATCCCGATGATCTCGCGCCTGGTGCACGAACGCACCGGCGTCGTGCCCACCACGCTCGACCAGCCGGAGACGGTCGTCGCCCGCGGTGCGCTGCGTGCCGTGCTGATCGACCCGGACCGCACCGGCGCGCTGCCGGGTTCCGCCGTTTCCGGCGGGCCGAGCGGCCCGCGTCAGATCGACGAGCGCACCGAGATCGTCCGGCCTGGCGAACCCCGCCGGCCCTATCCGCCCGCGCCTCAGCCCGCGTACAGCCAGGTGCAGGCGCCGCCGCGCCCGATGCCGCAGCAGGCGCCGCCGGTGCGGCAGCCGTCCGGCAACTGGAACCAGCCCGCGAAGCCCAAGCCCAAGCCCAAGCGCAAGCTGCCGTGGGTGCTCGGGGGAGTGGTGCTGCTGGTGGTGGCGGCCGTCGCGACCTTGCTCGTCGTCTTGAACGGCGGCGAGGAAGGCAAGCAGTACGCGGCGTACGACTACCGCTTCTACGCGCCTGCCGACTGGGTGCAGACGACCGACAACGTCTCGGACCGTCAGGTCGTGCTGCGGCCGGGCGATCTGCAGACCGGGGACGATCTGGTGTCCGTGCAGGAATACCAGATGACCTACGACGCCACCGCGAACCGCCAGGCACTCGTCGACGAGCTGCGCGGCAAGGTCGAGAAGAGCTCCAGCCACAGCGGGTTCGCCGCGGAGAAGTCGTTCGGCGGCAAGACCGTCATCTACTACCAGGAGACCAAGGCGGCCGCGCGGCTCGACTGGTACGTCGCCGCGCAGGGCATGCGCCGCGTCCACGTCGCCTGCCAGTACGCGACCGACTCGGTGCGGCCGCGGATCCAGGCCGCCTGCGAGCAGGTCGTCCGGACGCTGGAGATCGGCTGATGAACGAGCACACCGGTTCCGATCTCACCAGGGCGGCGGAGAACGCCATCACCTACGCGCGACGCGTCGGGGGTACCGCGCGCGCCCAGCGCGAACGTCATCGCGCCGAGAACAAGGAACTGATCAAGGAGTTCGGGAAGCGCCGTCTCGCGGGTTCCGCGACCAAGCCGACTCCGCCCGCGTTGCTCGAAGCGGCCCGCCGGTTCCGATTCGCGACTGGAAATCCGGTCCCCGAATTCCCGAGCGCGAACGAATTGGTTCCGCCGAGACCACCTCGTCCGCCGAAACCACCCCGATCGGGTGACGAGGACGAGGACTTTTCGCAAGCGCGAATCATGATCCGCGGCGACTGACGGCTGTGCACAGTAGACACAAGCTGCGGGTAAAACCCCTGGTACGGCTCGGTTTCGCGGGCTTTTCCACGAGTTTCGCGCAGGCGCTCATCCACCTTCGGATGATCGGTTCCCGATCCGAGCATTAGCGCAAGCAACTACTTGGGAACAAGCGAGGACAACGTGGAACCAACCATGGCAGGGTCTCCGTCATAGGCACGTACCAAACGAGAACGACCGAGTACGGGCACACCACACTTACGAAGGGGGCTAATCCCACATGGCTACTCAGGGTTTCAAGGGAACGCCGGAACAGTTCACCCAGGCCGAGAAGCAGGTCACCGAGGTCCGCGTCGCGATGGACCAGAACCTGTCCAAGCTGCGTGACAACATCGAGGCCACCCGCGCCGGATGGTCCGGTAAGGCCGCTGACGCCTTCAACAACGTCATGCACCGCTTCGACGAGGACGGCCGCAAGCTGAACGAGTCGCTGCAGCGGATCGCCTCCCTTCTCGAAGAGGCCGGCTCCAAGTACGCGCGGACTGAGGCTCAGAACGACGAGCTCGTCAACGCGCTGCACAAGGGCTTCGGCTCCGCGCTCGAGGGCAACTGATCTTCGCTTCACCTTCGCTAGTCCCTGAATACTCAAAGACTTTTCGCTTCTATCACCTGGGAGGGTGACATGCCTGACGGCATTTCCGTTGATTACGCCACGATCCACGCGGCCGCCGACGACTGCAAGAACACCGGTTCCGAGCTGCAGGGCCAGTTCGACCAGCTCATGCAGGACCTCTCGCCGCTGACCCACGACTGGGAAGGTGCCGCCAAGGAGGCCTACGGCGTCGCGCAGAAGCAGTGGAACGACGCGTTCGAGGACCTCAAGCAGGTTCTGGCGCAGATCGCCTCCGTGCTGCCGCAGCTGGCCGACGGCTACCAGGGCACCGAGTCGGGCGTCGAGCAGCTGTTCTGATCTCGCTCGCACACCCGAGACACGGTGGGCCAAGCGCTTCGGCGCTCAGGCCCACCGTTTTCGTTTGCACGAAAGAAAAAGAGTCGTGAGTGGTACGGCCGGTTCTAACCGGTCATACCACTCACGACCCTCGTTCAGTGCGGGGCGCCGACTTCGTATTCGGGCTTCTCGTTGAGCACCCGGACGGTCACCGTCTTCGGCTGGCCGCTGACGTCGACCTTGCAGTCGAACGTCGTCCCGTTCTTCGCGGCCTGACCGCTGGGGCAGCTCGCGTTCTTGATGTCGTGCTCGCCGTAGTTCTCGGTCAGCACCTTGGAAACCCCGTCCTGCAAGGACTTCTGGTCCAACGTGTCACCGGCGAACGCGCCGAGCAGCCAGGCCGTGACACCGGCCGCGGCCAGCACGAGTACGCCGACACCGCCGAAGATGAGCGGCTTCTTGGAGCGCTCCTTCTTCGTCACGAGCACTTCTTCGAACGCGCCGAGGCCGCCGTACTGGGTCGGCTGGAAACCGCCGCCGAACTGGCCCTGCTGCTGCGGGGGAGCAGGCTGCTGCTGTTGTTGTTGCCAGGGGCCGCCGTACGGGCCGGTCTGCGGCTGGGCGGCGGGATTCTGCTGCCACTGCCCGGTGTACGACCCGGTCTGCTGCGGGCCGTCCGGCGCCTGCTGCCACTGACCCGAGTGCGGGCCGGTGGCCGCCTGCGGGTCCTGGGGCTGCCACCACTGCTGGGGCTGTTCGGGCGGCTGGGTCATCGCGGGTCCCCCGTGTTCGATCGGTCGCTCATCCGCCCTGCACCTCGCCGAGCCGCTTGTAGAAGTCGGCGACCGCGGCGTCGTCGGGCAGCGCGGTCACGTCGGCGGGGTCCGGGATCTTCGGCAGGTCCTGCGGGCTGGCCGGGCCGAGGAAGCGGAAGTCGTACTTCAGCTCCATCTTGTGCCCGCCCCCTTCGAACTTCGCCTCCATGGAGATGGTGCTGAGCTTGCCGTCGGCGTCGACGACGAACTTGGTCGGGATCGTCTGCTTGCGCAGCTCCGGGCCCATCATGTCGAGCGCGGACTGCGGCAGCACCTCCACCCGCGAGGTGAGGAACGCGTCGAGCGTCACATCGACGCTGACCTCGGTCTTGCCGTCCGGGGTGCTGCGCGCGCCCTTGACCGCCCGCTTGTCGGCGCGGACCGAGCGGGTGATCGTGTCGGCCATCTTGCAGGCGGTGATCACGCCGGAGTACGCGCACAGCGGGCCGAGGTTCGCCTTCTTCGGCATCGACACCCACGAGGTCGGCGCGAGGCTCTTGTAGACCGGACCGAGGTGCATGTACTCGACCGAGCCCTCGGCCGGGATGAACGTGTCGAGCGACTCGTCGGGGTTCTTCTCCGACCGGTTGCGGCTGATCCGGCTCTCCGGCGAGCCCTGGCGCGACGCGGTGATGATGCTGTGCAGCCACTTGTCGTCGAGCCGGATGTAGGCGTCGTTCGAGGTCTTCGTGTCCGGCCGGTCGAGCGAGGCGTCGAGCTTGTCCATCGCGCCCGCGAACTTGGCGTTCACGTAGGCCGTGGCGTCCTCACCGTTGGGCAGCGCCGTGCCGGCCTTCGCCTGGCCGCAGCCGGCCGCCGCGAGCAGGAGCACCGAGCCGAGCGCGAGATAAGTCGTTGGCCGTCGTTTCATCCTGTTCCCCATGTTGAGCGCGGTCCCCGCGTGGATCGTCTCATTCTCGCCGCGAGCGCCCGCCCGGGTACCCGGAACGCCCCGATCGGGCCGTGTCGGGAGTGGGTGTATCGACAGGCCCGGCGTAAGATGCCCGGTCATACCGACCCCCGCTTCGTCAGCTCGATCGGCGAGCGGGTATCTTCATATGTCGTTGTGCGTTGCGGCGAGCAATCGTTAGGCACGCACAGAACCCACACGCAATGTTGACGACGAGGTAGACCCTTGCCCACGTACAGCCCCAAGCCCGGCGACGTCACTCGTGCCTGGCACGTGATCGACGCCGAGGATGTCGTGCTCGGCCGGCTCGCGACTGAGGTCGCCACGCTGCTGCGCGGCAAGCACAAGCCGACCTACGCCCCGCACGTGGACACCGGTGACTTCGTCATCATCGTCAACGCCGAGAAGGTCGCGCTCACCGGCAACAAGCGCGAGCAGAAGTTCGCGTACCGGCACTCCGGTTACCCGGGCGGCCTCTCCAAGCGCTCCTTCGGCGAGCTGCTCGACACCAAGCCCGAGCGGCTGGTCGAGAAGGTCGTCAAGGGCATGCTGCCGAAGAACAAGCTCGGTCGCGCGATGGGGAAGAAGCTGAAGGTCTACTCGGGCCCGCAGCACCCCCACGGCGCGCAGCAGCCGCAGACCCGCGAGATCAACAAGATCGCGCAGGTCGTCAAGTGAGTGAGGAAGTTTCTGTGACCAGCACCGAGACCGAGACTCTCGCCGAGGGCACGACCGAGTCGTTCGACGGCGTCGTGACCAGCGAGACCCCGGCCGCCCCGAAGCCGTCCCGCGCCGCCGGTGGCACCGCCCAGACCGTCGGCCGCCGCAAGGAGGCGGTCGTCCGCGTCCGCGTCGTGCCCGGCACCGGTGAGTTCAAGCTCAACGGCCGCTCGCTCGAGTCGTACTTCCCGAACAAGGTCCACCAGCAGCTCATCCGCGAGCCGCTCGTGACCGTCGAGAAGCCGGACTCGTTCGACATCTTCGCCCGCCTGCACGGTGGCGGCATCTCCGGCCAGGCCGGTGCGCTGCGTCTCGCGATCGCCCGCGCGCTCGTCGAGGTCGACGCCGATGACCGCCCTGTCCTCAAGAAGGCAGGCTTCCTCAAGCGCGACGCGCGTGCCGTCGAGCGCAAGAAGTACGGCCTGAAGAAGGCCCGCAAGGCTCCGCAGTACAGCAAGCGCTGATCGACACCGCGCTTTGCCGGAAGCGCTCATCCGTTCCTCGGGTGGGCGCTTCCGTGCTTTCCGGGTGCTTCTTCTCATAGCCCCGATGTCTCCCCAACCCCATGCTTGTGTAGGTCGTACAAGGAGGTCCGACGGATGGCTCGCCTGTTCGGTACTGATGGTGTCCGTGGGCTCGCGAATGACGAGCTGACCCCGGAGCTCGCGCTGTCGCTGGCGGCCAGCGCCGCCCGCGTGCTCGTCGCGCACGACAGCTCGCACCGCCCGATCGCGGTCGTCGGCCGTGACCCCCGCGCCAGCGGCGAGATGCTGGAGGCCGCCGTCGTCGCGGGCCTCGCCTCCGCAGGCGCCGATGTGCGCCGCGTCGGCGTGATGCCGACCCCCGCCGTCGCCTACCTGGTCGGCGCGCTGAACGCCGACATCGGCGTGATGATCTCCGCCTCGCACAACCCGATGCCCGACAACGGCATCAAGTTCTTCGCCGCCGGTGGGCACAAGCTGGCCGACGACCTCGAGGACGAGATCGAGGCCGGTCTCACCGCGCCCGACACCCGCCCCATCGGCGCCGCGGTCGGCCGCGTGACCGACGTCGAGGACGCCCTCGACCGCTACCTCCAGCACCTGCTGGTGGCCACCCCGCACACCCTCGAAGGCATCAAGGTCGTCGTCGACTGCGCGAACGGCGCTTCGGCGGCCGCCGCGCCCGAGGTCTACCGCGCCGCCGGCGCCGAGGTCATCGCCATCAACGCGAGCCCTGACGGCCTCAACATCAACGCGGCCTGCGGCTCCAACCACCCGGAGCAGCTGTTCAAGGCCGTCGTCGAGCACGGCGCCGACCTGGGCATCGCCCACGACGGCGACGCCGACCGCTGTGTCGCGGTCGACGCGGCCGGTGAGCTCATCGACGGCGACCAGATCATGGCCGTCCTCGCGCTCGCGCTCGCCGAGTCCGGCGAGCTGACCAACGACACGCTGGTCGCGACCGTGATGAGCAACCTCGGCCTGCACTTGGCGATGAAGGCGCACGGCATCAACGTCGTCACCACCGCCGTCGGCGACCGCTACGTCCTCGAAGAGCTCCGCGCCAGCGGCTTCGCGCTCGGCGGCGAGCAGTCCGGCCACGTCGTGCTCCCCGAGTACGCCACCACCGGCGACGGCCTGCTCACCGCGCTGCGCCTGATGGCCAGGATGGCCGCGACCGGCAAGTCGCTGGCCGACCTGGCGGGCGTCATGCACCGCCTGCCGCAGGTGCTGGTCAACGTCAAGGTCGCCGACAAGGCCGCCGTCGCCGACTCCAGCGCCGTCCGCGACGCCGTCGGCGCCGTCGAGGCCGAGCTCGGCGACG encodes:
- the eccCa gene encoding type VII secretion protein EccCa, yielding MSTLQFKRSPRLAAPRPPGGEVHLEPPPEVPRTIPGSVVMKMLPVVMIVASVGMMVVMFTLGGRSPMMLMMGGMMVMGTVGMMAGGGGKGGGAKKAEMNEDRKDYLRYLGQMRDRAREAMVDQRAALEWVHPDPQMLWSLATSRRMWERRGNDQDFLHLRVGRSSHRLATRLVPPQTGPVDELEPIATLALRRFVRAHSIVPDLPTQITLRGFAAVSMSGERQLVRGLTRAMLAQLVTFHSADDVLIAVATAGRAKEEWEWAKWLPHVQHPTLSDGIGQLRMMAGSLAQIENWLDEELRDRQRFSRNATPAPDQPHVVIIIDDAEVTREEQIILEEGLVGVTLIDLSDSTGNLAARRGLRLVVEPERLGARSAGGVEWFGRPDTLSLVEMEALARRISPYRVGSGAGAEANEDEPLLSNPSLLELLGIPGDPMTFDVQQAWRPRPIRDRYRVPFGVGEYGQPVELDIKEAAAEGMGPHGLCIGATGSGKSEFLRTLVLGMLATHSSSTLNFVLVDFKGGATFLGLDSAPHVSAVITNLADEVTLVDRMKDALAGEMNRRQEALKNGGNFKNVWEYEKARENGADLDPLPALFIVCDEFSELLAAKPDFIDLFVAIGRLGRSLQMHMLLASQRLEEGKLRGLDSHLSYRIGLKTFSAAESRAAIGVPDAFELPSVPGGGYLKFDTSSLVRFKASYVSGPYRPSGIKVSTPGSAVVRADKRPQLFVPDFIELPKEPEPIIEEVAAPQKESEEAVEPSELDVIVSRLVGQGPPAHEVWLPPLKEPSSLDTLLPNLNPTEDRGLSPVGFFGNGRLQIPLGIVDRPYEQRRDPLWADFSGATGHGVLVGGPQSGKSTMLRTLIMSMALTHTPEEVQFYCVDLGGGTLAGLQGLPHVGGVAVARREPDKARRIVAELTTLLTEREGRFGALGIDSMAEFRNRKRRGEIPPETDPFGDAFLVVDGWKALREDFEELEQQITKLATQGLTFGVHVMIAANRWADIRPAIKDMLGTRFELRLGDPSESDIDRRVAVNVPAGRPGRGLTRDKLHMLTALPRIDGSSDAEDVGAGVADAVAKISGAWRGRPAPQVRLLPEQITYEEVLAIDKRRDSRLVPIGVNEDELAPVYLDFDQDPHFYAFADGESGKTNLLRQIVRGITERYTPKEAVIILVDFRRTMLGFIEGEQLLGYAVQAAQLDAMMKDVANSMKKRLPGPDVTQEQLKTRSWWKGPDLFVVVDDYDLVVTSTTNPLKPVADFLAQAKDVGLHIIAVRRTGGAARAMFDPVLGKLKEIAAPGMVMNGSRDEGMLIGNTKPGPMPPGRGFIHSRKFGKQLMQVSWIAPE
- a CDS encoding type VII secretion-associated protein — protein: MTLRVAVDFGTSSTCVVASVNGRDPQVVVIDGQPLMSSAVFAAADGTLFVGQEAERQAAVDPSRYEPNPKRRIDEGELLLGDSVLLVTDVVHAVLRRAVTEAKVLAGGADVNLLVLTHPADWGAIRTRLLRQAAGRLANEVALVPEPVAAAVFHAATFAPSDLQSERTVEFSGQPGQAIAVLDLGGGTVDVSVVRRAPAAGPGGRRGGFQVLATRGDPSFGGADIDQALLEHVGSLVSATDPQAWRQLVEGREMADRRRRRVLRQDVRGAKETLSRHAYTDVPMPPPFADAHVTREDLERLIASPLGRAVELTRAAIDDAGLRPPQLSAIFLVGGSSRIPMISRLVHERTGVVPTTLDQPETVVARGALRAVLIDPDRTGALPGSAVSGGPSGPRQIDERTEIVRPGEPRRPYPPAPQPAYSQVQAPPRPMPQQAPPVRQPSGNWNQPAKPKPKPKRKLPWVLGGVVLLVVAAVATLLVVLNGGEEGKQYAAYDYRFYAPADWVQTTDNVSDRQVVLRPGDLQTGDDLVSVQEYQMTYDATANRQALVDELRGKVEKSSSHSGFAAEKSFGGKTVIYYQETKAAARLDWYVAAQGMRRVHVACQYATDSVRPRIQAACEQVVRTLEIG
- a CDS encoding WXG100 family type VII secretion target translates to MATQGFKGTPEQFTQAEKQVTEVRVAMDQNLSKLRDNIEATRAGWSGKAADAFNNVMHRFDEDGRKLNESLQRIASLLEEAGSKYARTEAQNDELVNALHKGFGSALEGN
- a CDS encoding WXG100 family type VII secretion target; translation: MPDGISVDYATIHAAADDCKNTGSELQGQFDQLMQDLSPLTHDWEGAAKEAYGVAQKQWNDAFEDLKQVLAQIASVLPQLADGYQGTESGVEQLF
- a CDS encoding DUF4333 domain-containing protein gives rise to the protein MTQPPEQPQQWWQPQDPQAATGPHSGQWQQAPDGPQQTGSYTGQWQQNPAAQPQTGPYGGPWQQQQQQPAPPQQQGQFGGGFQPTQYGGLGAFEEVLVTKKERSKKPLIFGGVGVLVLAAAGVTAWLLGAFAGDTLDQKSLQDGVSKVLTENYGEHDIKNASCPSGQAAKNGTTFDCKVDVSGQPKTVTVRVLNEKPEYEVGAPH
- the rplM gene encoding 50S ribosomal protein L13 gives rise to the protein MPTYSPKPGDVTRAWHVIDAEDVVLGRLATEVATLLRGKHKPTYAPHVDTGDFVIIVNAEKVALTGNKREQKFAYRHSGYPGGLSKRSFGELLDTKPERLVEKVVKGMLPKNKLGRAMGKKLKVYSGPQHPHGAQQPQTREINKIAQVVK
- the rpsI gene encoding 30S ribosomal protein S9; translation: MTSTETETLAEGTTESFDGVVTSETPAAPKPSRAAGGTAQTVGRRKEAVVRVRVVPGTGEFKLNGRSLESYFPNKVHQQLIREPLVTVEKPDSFDIFARLHGGGISGQAGALRLAIARALVEVDADDRPVLKKAGFLKRDARAVERKKYGLKKARKAPQYSKR
- the glmM gene encoding phosphoglucosamine mutase produces the protein MARLFGTDGVRGLANDELTPELALSLAASAARVLVAHDSSHRPIAVVGRDPRASGEMLEAAVVAGLASAGADVRRVGVMPTPAVAYLVGALNADIGVMISASHNPMPDNGIKFFAAGGHKLADDLEDEIEAGLTAPDTRPIGAAVGRVTDVEDALDRYLQHLLVATPHTLEGIKVVVDCANGASAAAAPEVYRAAGAEVIAINASPDGLNINAACGSNHPEQLFKAVVEHGADLGIAHDGDADRCVAVDAAGELIDGDQIMAVLALALAESGELTNDTLVATVMSNLGLHLAMKAHGINVVTTAVGDRYVLEELRASGFALGGEQSGHVVLPEYATTGDGLLTALRLMARMAATGKSLADLAGVMHRLPQVLVNVKVADKAAVADSSAVRDAVGAVEAELGDEGRVLLRPSGTEQLVRVMVEAPAQDTAQAAADRLAGVVSAVS